The DNA segment CCAGCGAGATTCGCCATAGGCGGCGCTCGTGATTTTGCGATTCACGACAGTGTCGGTCCATTCTAATCGCACCGTGAATCCGTCCTCGGGTGTGTAATTAGATGCAAATCCGTATGTTTGTGCGTCTGCATAGCCGCCGCCGTTGGGATCGCTGTCGACAGTTTCAAACCTTCCGCTCATTTTAAATTTTTCATTCACTCGGTAGGTTGCAATCAAGAGGAGTGCGGAACCTGGATCTTCGCGATCAGTTGTAGGTTCGGTAAGGATATTTTTTCGCGGGCTTGTTACAACGGAGTATTGTAAGTCGAGATCGAAAGCACCAAACGTCGTTCCCGCAAGAAAATCGAAGAGCGAACGTTGACTTTGACCGTTGCTGAGATCCGCTACCGCACGCGTTAAGAATCCAAACTGCCCACGGAAAAAAGAATTCGAATAGCCTAATATTCCGCCGTATTCCGTTGATGAATCGGCGGGCTTCGAGGAGTTTTAAGTGTTGGTCGATGTAAGTCAGACAGACATTTTAAAGCTCGCAGAAATAATTCGGGCGGAGACCGGCAATCAAGTTGCAGAGAAAAATCATTCAATGATCATTTCACGGATTCGAACCCGTCTTTTGAAGTTGACGCTCAAAAGCATGAGTTCCTATTGGACATATTTTGCCGAGCACGAAACTGACGAGCGCGAAGTGCTTCGAAACCTCATGACTACTCACTACACGTTCTTTTTTCGCGAGTATGTCCATTTCGAAATTTTGCAGCAGTGGATTCATAGCAATGCTCAGAGGCTTAAAGACCGATATTTGAAAACTCAAACGCCGGTGCGGATTTGGTCGGCTGCCTGCAGCCGCGGCCATGAAGTCTATTCGCTTGCGTCCTTCTTAGAACTCGAGTTGAAAACAAAGTATAGTGTTCCATATGAAGTTCTGGGGTCGGACATTGATTCCGAATCTGTGCAACACGCAGGAAATGGTGTCTATCCATTGAAAGAAGTGAATACGATTCCTCAAGCTTACTTAAGTCGATTTTGGAAGAAGGGAACTGGAGCAGTAAAGGACTTTGCTGCTGCACATCCGACGATTCGCGAAAAAGTAAGTTTCGAAGTTGTGAATTTACTTGAGTTAAAATCATGGGCGAACCCCCATTTATTCGACGTTATCTTTTGTCGAAATGTGTTTATCTATTTTTCCGAAGAAAACGTCCGTCAGATCGCGACATCGCTTGAACAGCGCCTAGATCCAGCGGGCCTTTTCGTTTCTGGTCTTTCGGAACCAGTGCGGTTTCCCGGTTGGGACCTAAAGACAGTTGGTCCCTCGTGCTACTCACGTCAAAGTGAGGTTCGAGGCTCGAAGCCAGCGGAAGTCACCACTTCATTAACTGAGAGGACGACCCAACCTTCGCCTGTTCAGATCACCGCCGCTGGTCGGTATAAGGTATTGTGTGTCGACGATTCGAACACAATTCAGATTCTAATGAAGAAAATTTTTTCGATGGATCCTGATTGTGAGCGTGTTGATTCGGCGTTGAATGGTCGAGAAGCGCGAGAAATGTTGGACAAGAATCAATATAGCTTGATCACACTTGATATACACATGCCCGAAGTGAATGGAATTGAGTTCCTAGAAACTCTTTATGATCGTAAAACGGATCCGCCGGTCATAATGGTTTCTTCCGTCAATCGCACGGACCTTGATCTTGCTACCAAGTCGGTCTCTTTAGGGGCATTCGACTATGTTGAAAAGCCCGCTATGAACAACCTGCAGAAGAGTTCACAAGAGATTTTGACCAAAGCCAAAATGGCAATACGAACAAAAACCTCTGTCGCGGCGGTCGGCGAAAGCGGCTTTGATGAATCAATTGGTCAAAAGATTGTGGTGCCAGACGCGTCGATGTGCTTGCGTTTGGTTGCGGTATCACTAGGAAGTGCCAAAGAAGTTGCCTTGGCTGAGCAAATTGTTCGCGGCCAAAGAGCAGAGTATCGGTCCCCGCCAATTTTAATATGGAATGTTGATGGGCCGGTTCCGTCACACGTGATGGAGCAGGTTCTAAGATGGACTGACCGGTCTGTTTCGGAAATTCGCGCCGGAGGCGTTTTGAAACCAAACGGCGTGTTTCTCGCTTCAGGACATGAAATCGCAGGCATTCTTGAAAAGAGTCGAGCGAAGACTTTGTCTCTTCAATTCGTGACCGTGCCGCAGCAGTTAGAATGGCGAGCCTTGCTGGGGCGCTTTGTACTTCGTCAAGTGTTGCTGGACGAGTCGCATATCGAACGAAAAGGTGATTTAGAAAGAATGCTTGGGCTTACGTTGAGCGATATTTCTCCAGCGACGAGCTTTGCTTCTCTCTCGGTTGAGTTTTTCGCTA comes from the Deltaproteobacteria bacterium genome and includes:
- a CDS encoding outer membrane beta-barrel protein, which translates into the protein MLGYSNSFFRGQFGFLTRAVADLSNGQSQRSLFDFLAGTTFGAFDLDLQYSVVTSPRKNILTEPTTDREDPGSALLLIATYRVNEKFKMSGRFETVDSDPNGGGYADAQTYGFASNYTPEDGFTVRLEWTDTVVNRKITSAAYGESRWDAALLVSF
- a CDS encoding response regulator; its protein translation is MLVDVSQTDILKLAEIIRAETGNQVAEKNHSMIISRIRTRLLKLTLKSMSSYWTYFAEHETDEREVLRNLMTTHYTFFFREYVHFEILQQWIHSNAQRLKDRYLKTQTPVRIWSAACSRGHEVYSLASFLELELKTKYSVPYEVLGSDIDSESVQHAGNGVYPLKEVNTIPQAYLSRFWKKGTGAVKDFAAAHPTIREKVSFEVVNLLELKSWANPHLFDVIFCRNVFIYFSEENVRQIATSLEQRLDPAGLFVSGLSEPVRFPGWDLKTVGPSCYSRQSEVRGSKPAEVTTSLTERTTQPSPVQITAAGRYKVLCVDDSNTIQILMKKIFSMDPDCERVDSALNGREAREMLDKNQYSLITLDIHMPEVNGIEFLETLYDRKTDPPVIMVSSVNRTDLDLATKSVSLGAFDYVEKPAMNNLQKSSQEILTKAKMAIRTKTSVAAVGESGFDESIGQKIVVPDASMCLRLVAVSLGSAKEVALAEQIVRGQRAEYRSPPILIWNVDGPVPSHVMEQVLRWTDRSVSEIRAGGVLKPNGVFLASGHEIAGILEKSRAKTLSLQFVTVPQQLEWRALLGRFVLRQVLLDESHIERKGDLERMLGLTLSDISPATSFASLSVEFFANLRKAAA